In Leptospira ellinghausenii, the following proteins share a genomic window:
- a CDS encoding RluA family pseudouridine synthase gives MQIFVTVSEDYDQSRLDVFLKDNAGDDLSRSTVQKWIDSGFVTNKTKDQVVHKNGYKVTLGEEYVVDVIARPPSRLEPIPMDIPVLYDEEEFMVIHKKAGIACHSGPGDDSPSLVNGLLHQFKNLSGTGGERRPGIVHRLDKPTEGVLIIAKTDRAHAALSKLFQDRLVDKTYYAWVLQAPVEAEGTIQMPIGRHPVERVKMCVREDGRMAITHYKTEKIVQTQTGRKFSLMKLGLETGRTHQIRVHMAKIGCPVVGDSLYSRSAKDYTQYGLLLFAKKLDFPHPFVTDKRIVVELEFPERFKIFERKCPSY, from the coding sequence ATGCAAATATTTGTAACTGTTTCCGAAGATTATGACCAAAGTCGCTTAGACGTTTTCCTAAAAGACAACGCTGGAGACGATCTTAGCCGTTCTACCGTTCAAAAATGGATCGATTCTGGCTTTGTAACAAACAAAACAAAGGACCAAGTTGTCCATAAAAACGGCTATAAGGTGACTTTAGGAGAAGAGTATGTGGTGGATGTCATCGCAAGACCACCATCTCGATTGGAACCCATCCCAATGGATATCCCTGTTTTGTATGATGAAGAAGAGTTTATGGTGATCCATAAAAAAGCGGGGATCGCTTGCCACAGTGGGCCTGGTGACGATTCGCCTTCTCTTGTGAATGGACTCCTCCACCAATTTAAGAACTTATCTGGTACTGGTGGTGAACGCCGTCCAGGTATTGTCCATCGATTGGACAAACCAACAGAAGGGGTTCTCATCATTGCCAAAACAGACAGAGCACATGCAGCATTGTCTAAACTCTTCCAAGATCGTCTTGTGGATAAAACGTACTATGCTTGGGTATTACAAGCACCCGTAGAAGCCGAAGGCACGATTCAAATGCCGATTGGCCGCCATCCTGTAGAACGAGTGAAGATGTGTGTTAGAGAAGATGGAAGAATGGCTATCACACATTACAAAACAGAAAAAATTGTCCAAACCCAAACAGGGAGAAAGTTTAGTTTGATGAAACTAGGACTTGAGACAGGTCGTACCCACCAAATCCGTGTTCATATGGCAAAAATAGGATGCCCGGTGGTTGGGGACAGTTTGTACTCAAGGTCAGCAAAAGATTACACACAATACGGACTTCTTCTCTTTGCCAAAAAATTAGATTTCCCTCATCCTTTTGTGACAGACAAACGAATTGTTGTGGAACTAGAGTTTCCAGAACGATTTAAAATCTTTGAACGAAAATGCCCTAGTTATTGA
- a CDS encoding DUF3703 domain-containing protein, which yields MKLNVLMPTNFKIAYRKEIQNYKDSLSQNNELAAWRYLERAHIIGQYYPVPHTGSHFRMFLFGIRKGDLKEIYGQFIRMVFGWIGSLFNRIPVGNTGSASVPIFAPMPIPDDLRSLLHNADTEAKGLSGFKE from the coding sequence ATGAAACTAAATGTATTGATGCCGACTAACTTCAAAATTGCCTACCGAAAAGAAATCCAAAACTATAAGGATAGTTTGTCGCAAAACAATGAATTGGCTGCATGGAGATATTTGGAAAGAGCACATATCATTGGACAATATTATCCAGTTCCTCATACAGGAAGCCATTTCCGAATGTTTCTTTTCGGGATTCGGAAAGGAGACCTCAAAGAAATTTATGGTCAATTCATTCGTATGGTCTTTGGTTGGATTGGTAGTTTGTTCAACCGAATTCCTGTTGGAAATACGGGAAGTGCATCAGTGCCTATATTTGCACCCATGCCAATTCCTGATGACTTACGATCCCTTCTTCACAATGCAGATACTGAAGCAAAAGGACTTTCTGGATTCAAAGAATAA
- a CDS encoding class I SAM-dependent methyltransferase, whose amino-acid sequence METNVFDQMAKLYDTDDRIQLAKRILDKLVPFLHNTNESSLLDFGCGTGLLGIPLCSNYKQVILCDDSLPMLDVANFKIKSQGIKNAKTMSPSDMALDKSFLVDNILLSLVLLHIPDTQSILKFLYDHLKPNGKLFIVDFCKNEKVSHSKIHNGFLLEDLESILKTIGYHTVNAKVILEEKKVFMNQDASLFLLIAEK is encoded by the coding sequence ATGGAAACAAATGTTTTTGATCAAATGGCCAAACTATACGATACCGATGATCGTATCCAATTGGCGAAACGAATTTTAGATAAATTAGTACCTTTTCTTCACAATACAAATGAAAGTTCATTATTAGATTTTGGATGTGGGACTGGACTTTTGGGTATACCATTGTGTTCCAATTACAAACAAGTCATCTTGTGTGATGACTCCCTTCCTATGTTGGATGTGGCAAATTTCAAAATCAAATCGCAAGGAATTAAAAATGCTAAAACGATGTCCCCTTCCGATATGGCTCTGGACAAGTCTTTCCTTGTAGACAATATCCTTTTGTCTTTGGTACTTCTACATATACCAGATACTCAATCGATATTAAAATTTCTATATGACCATTTAAAACCCAATGGAAAATTATTCATTGTAGATTTCTGTAAAAATGAAAAAGTATCCCATTCAAAAATTCATAATGGATTCCTACTTGAAGATTTGGAATCCATCTTAAAAACAATCGGATACCATACAGTTAACGCAAAAGTCATCTTAGAAGAAAAAAAAGTTTTTATGAACCAAGATGCTTCTTTATTTTTACTTATCGCAGAAAAGTAA
- a CDS encoding TetR/AcrR family transcriptional regulator, whose amino-acid sequence MSDARLFWIKKGYEFVSIYGFEKLKIEKLARVMEKPKSSFYYLFVDLENYTKHLLDFHFQQCLHISQKESLCETIDPGLVEILTEHKIDLLFNKQLRIHRQNPNFNEVIIKTDEIVIIPFLNIWKNDLKLEMSESQWNGLFSLALENFYLQIHIEILTEIWLREYFSNLKSVILNIAGK is encoded by the coding sequence ATGTCAGACGCAAGATTATTTTGGATCAAAAAGGGATATGAATTCGTTTCCATCTATGGTTTTGAGAAATTAAAAATCGAAAAACTAGCAAGAGTCATGGAAAAACCAAAATCCTCATTCTATTATTTATTTGTCGATTTGGAAAACTATACAAAACATTTGTTGGATTTTCATTTTCAACAATGCCTCCATATCTCTCAAAAAGAGTCTCTATGTGAAACCATTGACCCCGGTTTAGTCGAAATTTTAACTGAACATAAAATAGATCTTTTGTTCAATAAACAATTGAGAATCCATCGTCAGAATCCAAACTTTAATGAAGTGATCATCAAAACAGATGAAATTGTCATCATTCCATTTTTAAATATTTGGAAGAATGATTTAAAATTAGAAATGTCTGAGTCTCAATGGAATGGATTATTCTCGTTAGCCTTGGAAAATTTTTATCTTCAAATTCATATTGAGATTTTAACAGAGATTTGGCTTAGAGAATATTTTTCTAATTTAAAATCTGTAATATTGAATATCGCTGGGAAATAA
- a CDS encoding DUF1801 domain-containing protein: protein MFQSIEEYIESLPEGKKESFLKLRSVVKKNLPKGFEETFQYNMIGYVVPKKIYPAGYHANPELALPFLYIALQKSGLALYHMGIYADPTLLKWFQAEYPKQSHSKLDMGKSCIRFKKSEDIPWKLIGELLQKMNPKDWITLYEANLNGKKPREDKTKKKMAKKVASKKKNLNQ from the coding sequence ATGTTTCAGTCAATCGAAGAATACATTGAGTCTTTACCGGAAGGCAAAAAAGAATCCTTTCTCAAATTGCGAAGTGTCGTGAAAAAAAATCTGCCAAAAGGATTTGAAGAGACCTTCCAATACAATATGATTGGGTATGTAGTTCCAAAAAAAATCTATCCTGCTGGATACCATGCCAACCCAGAACTTGCCCTACCGTTTCTCTACATTGCTTTGCAGAAAAGTGGACTTGCTTTGTATCATATGGGGATTTATGCGGATCCAACTCTATTAAAATGGTTCCAAGCGGAATACCCGAAACAATCTCATTCCAAATTGGATATGGGGAAAAGTTGCATTCGGTTCAAAAAATCGGAAGACATCCCTTGGAAACTCATTGGTGAACTTTTACAAAAGATGAACCCCAAAGATTGGATCACCTTATATGAAGCCAATCTCAACGGGAAAAAACCGAGGGAAGACAAAACGAAAAAGAAGATGGCGAAGAAAGTAGCTTCTAAAAAGAAAAATTTAAATCAATAA
- the loa22 gene encoding OmpA family outer membrane lipoprotein Loa22 has product MMKKGFFLSLILLVGLSISFTNCSSSEEKETPKETSTTTDNTTAVSSRDLNGALLDEINVALKDYRYPDGVRRRGFSYKQADIQAEDFKTWAKDNVAYIKDALAKLPDSYAIEITGHADASGPEEAEGAKKGNGYYSQIRSDAVKAALVKQGIPAERIVTKAAGSSKPISGFDEKDAINRRVTFQVVSK; this is encoded by the coding sequence CTGATGAAAAAAGGATTTTTTTTAAGCCTCATCCTCCTCGTAGGTCTTTCTATTTCATTCACGAACTGTTCGTCTTCTGAAGAAAAAGAAACTCCAAAAGAAACGTCCACAACTACGGACAACACAACTGCAGTTTCTTCCAGAGATCTCAATGGAGCTCTTTTGGACGAAATCAACGTAGCACTCAAAGACTACCGTTACCCAGATGGCGTTCGTCGCAGAGGATTTAGCTACAAACAAGCTGACATCCAAGCAGAAGATTTCAAAACTTGGGCAAAAGACAATGTTGCTTACATCAAAGACGCTCTTGCAAAACTTCCTGACAGTTATGCAATCGAAATCACTGGTCACGCAGATGCTTCTGGTCCAGAAGAAGCGGAAGGTGCTAAAAAAGGAAACGGTTACTACTCACAAATCCGTTCTGATGCTGTAAAAGCAGCACTTGTAAAACAAGGGATCCCTGCAGAAAGAATTGTCACAAAAGCAGCTGGTTCTTCTAAACCAATTTCTGGTTTTGATGAAAAAGACGCGATCAACCGTCGTGTGACATTCCAAGTTGTTTCTAAATAA